The region CTGAGCATATGCACTTTGTGACACAGGCTGTCCATCGTCTGCCGGAAATGCCCATCACAATGGTAAAAAACCCGTCCCATCTGATAGTACTGACTCCCCTGACCTGCATACATGAAAACACACTTATTCGGCGTTGCCGGTGTCGGTCCGATTGACTGATTCTGCATCGGATTGTCTTCCTGAATCGTGGTGGACACCGGAGAGACTAAAGGCGTAGAGCGCGCGTCGCCGATCGGCATCGGATCGTCGACAATACGCTGATGGAGTTTGGTCAACACCTCTCCGGGGCCGACTTCCATGAAATCATCATAGCCTTGAGCCAGCAGCCAGGAGATCGATTCATACCAACGAACCGGATGGGAAATTTGCCGGGTCAACAGTGTCTGATACCCCGTGGAGGGATAAGCCCTGGCCGTTACATTCGATATAACGGGAACAGACAAGGGATGAAAAGTAAATTCAGCCAGGAAATCGGCAAATTCCCTCTCAATATCCACCATGCAGCGGGAATGGAACGCCGCACTGACATTCAATTGGACAAAGCGTGCGCCGGCATCGAGAAAACGCTGTTCCAGCTCCGGCGCCAGCACTTCGTCATAATTCCCCGAGATAATGCACTGCTGGCGGGAGTTGATATTGGCTATATCCACATGCTGAAAGCCGCTATCGGCCAAAATACGCTCAATCTCATCCAGATTAATTTCCAGCAATGCGGCCATTGCCCCCTTCGGAGCCTGGCTCATCAACTGACCGCGTTTTTGTACCAGCCGAAGCCCGGTAATAAAGTCAAAAGCGCCGGCGGCAAACAGCGCGTTGTACTCCCCCAGGCTGTGTCCGGCCAGAAAATCCGGCGCCGCCGCTCCACGGGCCTTACGTTCCAGATAGGTCAGCGCATTCACGGTATACAATGCCGGTTGGGTATACTGAGTGTGGTTTAGAACCCGCTGAGGATCTTTCACACAAAGGTTGGCAATGTCATACCCGAGAACCTGATTTGCCTGAGCAACCAGCTCTGGATAGTGATCGAATAGGTCATAACCCATCGTACGATATTGCGACCCCTGCCCTGGAAAGGTATAGACTGTCTTCATAAATTTCCCCGCTGTACTATTCTGTTATCTCTTCTGTCATCTCTGCCAGCAGCTCACCGTTGTCCGCCATCTGCGCGCTGCAGGGCGGATACGTCTGCTCAGAGTGTCACTAAGAAGATAAAGAGTGGCTTTCTATCAAACTGATTTGTCGTGACAACATCAATGCGGCTTCCTGCATCAACATTTCCCCGATTTCATTGACATGACGAGCACGCCAGCTTTCATAAGCAGAGCCTTTCACCCACTGATTGAAAGCGCCCAGAGCCGGCCCGCAATGCACCTGATAATCGACTTTGTTTTCCCGATCGCCAGCCAGCGCCAGGCGCGAGCTATAGGCAAAATACCAGCGAAATACCGCTGCCATTTTACGTTTGGGATGCTCTTCTATTTTCGCCAACACCTGAGGACGGCTCGCCTGATAGTATTGCCTGACGTCTTGCCAGACATCGGATAGCGGACGTTTAAAGTACTTGTCTTCGAGCTGCTTTTTAACGACCTGCGGTATCGCTTCCAGCGAAGCATATTGTTGATAGAGCTGATAAAGTTTATTAGCCCGTGATGGGAAAAACACACCGCGCCGGAGCACCTGAACTTTGGCGCCCTGTTCAAACATATCTCCGGCCGGAGCATAATCGGTATCCTGAATATTGATACTTTGCAGTAAATCCTTCACCTCATCGCTGGTAGCCGCCTCCACCGAGCACTGATTCACGGAACCGGTGACAATAAAATCAGCACCAAGCATAAAAGCAGCCATCACCGCTTCCGGCGTACCAATACCACCTGCGGCGCCGATCCTGACTGGTTTTTGGTATCGCTGGCGGGCCGAAACATCCCGGCAAAGCCGGGAAATGGCCGGGAACAGTACATAAGCATTACCCTGATCGGTGTGGCCTGCCGAATCAGACTCGACACAGACATCCTGAGCCATTGGCACCAAAGGAGCCAGCTCAGCCTCCTGCCCGGTAATCAACCCTTGCTGATATAACCGGGCAACCAGCTCAGGCGGCGCCGGGTGGGCAAAAACCTCAGCAACTTCGGGGCGTGACACTTTCGCCATCAGCGTATTGGGAATAATAATGCGCTGATCTTCCCCCCGATGAACACCACACAACCGGTAACGCACTAACGCTGGGGTAATCGCAATATAGGCAGCCGCTTCAATAAAACGAATGCCGTGGGTCAGAAACAGCTCGACCCGCTGCATTTCCTTTTCAGGGAAATCATAATCTGCCAGCAGATTCATGCCGAAAGACTCCCCGCTCAAATCAGATTGAATCCCTAAAATCGCGTCTTCCAGAACACGAAGACTCAAGCCTCCTGAACCGAAAAAGCTCATCATTCCGGCCCGCGCCATCGCCACAACCAGCTTACGGGACGCAATCCCCTGATACATCGCACCGCTGACATAGGCATATTTAATCCCATAATCCTGACGAAACGCCGGACTTCCCAACTGTTCGGCCTGAACACGCTGCTCTTGTCGGCGGTCTACCCCCTGAGGGGGTAGACCTTCACGGCGTTCAGCCGGCCTCGTTTGTTCAACATGTGTCATCATCGCGCTCTCCCCCATTTAGTCTGTTCAGAAAGCGTCGCCTTTCATATCAAAGGGGGGATAAGCAGGAAAATCTGTCGTCGAAGGGTACTTACTGAAAGTCATCACCTCACGACCATTTGTCAAAACGGTATTGCTGCCACGTAATTCAAACTCATAACTCACGTAACTTTGCCCTTCGCCCCAGAGTTTGCTGTGAGTTCTGGTATTAAACGTCGTTCGCAGACGGTCTGGAGATATCACCGCCATCTCATTCGACTCATAATTAATAATGATCTCTCTCGGTTTATTGAAATCACTGGTCACCAGAATGTTATAGCTCCCGTAATACATCTGGTTCAGCGGTGTCGCCGTTTCACCGCTATGGTTACCGGCCAGAGGAATTCCATTACTATCAAGTACCGAAATGTAGAAACCGCCGTCACGGGCAATCCAGCCTTCGGAGGGTAAGATAGTCCCGGCCAGCGAATACAGCCGATAATGGCCATCCGGGTTGCCGGTATATGTTTTCAGCTCAATACGTTTTTGAGCCAAGAGCGCCTCAACATCAATACCGAATTCGCGATTAAAATAAGCAATCGCCTCTTCTCTTTTTTGTGCTAATTCACTCTCATTCAGCCCCATAATATGGGTGTAGAAATAATCACTGCTGCATAACGTTCCCTGACACCCGGATATGCCGGGGAATGGTTCAGTATTCGCAATATTGAGCGAGCCGGTCCCCATAAAAACCAGTACCTGCTTAAATCCCATGGGCTTAGGTAAACGCTCGCCGGCGTGCGCATTAAATGTCATCAAGGCCATAGAGAAAACGGCGATGGCAGCGGCTTTTCGTTTAAATTTATGTAACATCATAGATATGCTCCTTGTTGTTTTTCACTGATAACCGGCAAGCCGGTTATCGATGGTTTTTTCGTTCCCTAAGACTTCCGGACGTTAAACATCCAAGACCGTCAAGGTCGATATATCCTCTGGCGACAAACGTTCCGCCAGCATTGTTGGGACAGGAATTTCATCCACTGTCAGTTCTGGCTGTTCCACCATCATGTCCAGTAAGACCAGCACGTGGTCGGCAAGCATTTGGATCACGTCCGGTGAAAAATAACTACGGTCATACATAAACGGCAGGCTCAGCTTTCCGTGGGTTTTCAGCAAACCAATCAGCAATGGTGCGACAGGCTCCCTTTCTTCCAGCGACATGGGTAGCAATCTTTGGGCGAAAGTCGTCACCTCGACAAAGGTATCCCGGTCATTACTGTCAATAGAAAGGCTGCCCAACAGGGTATGGTCGTGGGCATCCAGCCCTTCAGGGGCGAGTTGCTGATGCAGTGCAACAAAATCAAAGTGCTTATATTTCTGTACTTGCAACAATGCTTCGTCATAAATGCGCCACACTTGCCGCAGGCTGAAATGAGCGTGCAGCGTTAACACCAGCGGAACCGATGAAGAGAAGTCACCGTAAACCGGTTCAAATTCATATCGATCCCTGAGGTTATATGCCATCTGAATCGGCATATTTTCTCCGGTGATCCGATACATTAACGTCGCCAGAGCACAGGTAACGAGTTGTGTGAGCGTGGTATTTTGGCGACGATTTGATGACTGCAACCGATTAAGCATCTCATCAGAGATATCCAGAGAATAGGCACCCGCTTTTTCCGGCTTCCCATGCTGTTTATCCGGGCTTCTGCTCAGTGCGATCTGTTTATCCCGTAGCGTAAAAGACGTTCGTTTGTCATGTAATTTGCTCAACCAATATCGGGTCGCTATCTCCTGATGTTCCCCGAACTGACTCAAGGCAAAATGTGCATATTCAGCCGGCGGTTTGGGGCAATAAAAATCGATGCCGTTGCGCAGTGCTTCATAGCGGTGATAGAGCTCTTGCAGAAACATGAACAAAGTAAAACCATCGGCATGGAAATGGTGCGTAACAAAGTAAACGGCCCCCAGATCGGCACCGTTATGGGCAAGATACAGCTCAAACATCGGCATCCGATCCGCTTGAAACAACTGCGCATTGACTGATTTCTGAAAACCCGCGAATGTCTGTTCAAACGTTTCTCTGTCAGAAATATAAGGCCAACAGACTTCCCTGCATTCCAGTATTAAGGCGTCATGAACAACCTGTGCCCATTGTTGACCCACGAATTCAGCACCGGTTCTCAGAATTGCGTGGTGGCGGACCATATCGTTCAGCGCCTGATTCAGCAATGACAGGTCAACCGGCATATCTATCCAAAAGCCCTGGCCGATATTAAAGGTAGAGCGCTTTTTCACCTCGGTCTCATGCAGAATAAATGCCTGAATATGGCTGACCGGATAGTAGCGAACCCCCGTCTCTAAACACGACCATAAGCAATCTGGCCGCTTCACGCGATCAAGCGCATCCCCGGCACGCAGAGCGTTTCGGTAGAACTCAAAACGAAAACCTGTCGCTTCTTTCCAGACGCCGATTCCCTGCTGTAATAGCAGGCTTAATTCAGTACGGCCCAACGTCATATCCTCGACAGGCGCTGCCGCCAAAGGTAAAGCCAGCGAGACCGACTGAATAAACGCCGGGCGATTCTCCGGCATAGCATTGAGGGACACGTGCTCCGACGCCGACGCTGTGGCGAGCGGATAATACGTAGAGAGCGAGGAATCGTGAGCGGTATTTCGTGGACGATGGGCAATAACCCAGGCAATCTCCCCGGCAATCAACCGAAGCGATTCTTTCGTCAGCAGATGGGCATCAAACTCAGTAACAAAAGCTGAATTGATCCTGTTTAGCAGACGTAGTCCCAACAGTGAATCGATACCGTAGCGGGTTACCGGTTCATCCAGATCAATTTCGGCGACAGACAAGCCGGCCAGCTCCGCCAGCATACCTGTCAGTTGTTGCGCCAGTTGTTGCGGTACTTCTGCCTGTTGTGATGCTGCCTGTTGCTTCGTTTGGAAATCGGTTGCCTCTTGGCGTAATGCCCCGGCAGGTCCCTTCCGGACGGCACCGGCCCAGCACAGACGTTTGTCAAAAGGATACCCCGGCAGCGATAACGGGAATTTTTCCGCCGGAGAATAGGCCTGATCCATACGGATTTCAGCGCTGAAGTCAGGAGAAAAAAAGTCGACCCCATTGGCATATAACCGGGCCAGAGCCAACAGATTATCGCGGTTTGTCGGAGCGTGAACCGCCTGACGAACATGTGCAACAGCGGACGAAGCCTCGTTCCCGGCTAATAACTGACGGCCCGAGCTGACTTTACCCTGATAGCCGTTGTCCTC is a window of Dickeya solani IPO 2222 DNA encoding:
- the fabD gene encoding ACP S-malonyltransferase, whose protein sequence is MKTVYTFPGQGSQYRTMGYDLFDHYPELVAQANQVLGYDIANLCVKDPQRVLNHTQYTQPALYTVNALTYLERKARGAAAPDFLAGHSLGEYNALFAAGAFDFITGLRLVQKRGQLMSQAPKGAMAALLEINLDEIERILADSGFQHVDIANINSRQQCIISGNYDEVLAPELEQRFLDAGARFVQLNVSAAFHSRCMVDIEREFADFLAEFTFHPLSVPVISNVTARAYPSTGYQTLLTRQISHPVRWYESISWLLAQGYDDFMEVGPGEVLTKLHQRIVDDPMPIGDARSTPLVSPVSTTIQEDNPMQNQSIGPTPATPNKCVFMYAGQGSQYYQMGRVFYHCDGHFRQTMDSLCHKVHMLSGVNLLEKLYGESDYGTEFDDIRYTHPALFCLGYSLTQMLIARGIQPTAVVGHSLGEYIAAVVAGMLRLDDALRLVVEQARLLVQSAPEGGLVVVLASPEIFYSCADVFSRCTLAGVNFDNNFFISGDHAAITGVKQKLADKGILSIALPVRYGFHSDAIDAIKPAYQELLHKTPVFTPAIPVYSSVLGRSVGSLQPADARAYLWQIVRDKIDFSALARSTFTAMQDHFFIDVSATGSLSNFLKYSKGIDCRHGYVLNQFSDGMKSLESLLSQLKA
- a CDS encoding PfaD family polyunsaturated fatty acid/polyketide biosynthesis protein, with the translated sequence MMTHVEQTRPAERREGLPPQGVDRRQEQRVQAEQLGSPAFRQDYGIKYAYVSGAMYQGIASRKLVVAMARAGMMSFFGSGGLSLRVLEDAILGIQSDLSGESFGMNLLADYDFPEKEMQRVELFLTHGIRFIEAAAYIAITPALVRYRLCGVHRGEDQRIIIPNTLMAKVSRPEVAEVFAHPAPPELVARLYQQGLITGQEAELAPLVPMAQDVCVESDSAGHTDQGNAYVLFPAISRLCRDVSARQRYQKPVRIGAAGGIGTPEAVMAAFMLGADFIVTGSVNQCSVEAATSDEVKDLLQSINIQDTDYAPAGDMFEQGAKVQVLRRGVFFPSRANKLYQLYQQYASLEAIPQVVKKQLEDKYFKRPLSDVWQDVRQYYQASRPQVLAKIEEHPKRKMAAVFRWYFAYSSRLALAGDRENKVDYQVHCGPALGAFNQWVKGSAYESWRARHVNEIGEMLMQEAALMLSRQISLIESHSLSS